The Fimbriimonadia bacterium genome contains a region encoding:
- the galT gene encoding galactose-1-phosphate uridylyltransferase — translation MSELRWHPFLREWVITATHRQDRTFFPPDDYCPLCPTKPGGFPTEIEREDYDIVVFENKFPSLQRTPPEPSVEGNDLCPVRPAVGVCEVVCYTSDHNATFADLDLRRVTRLVDVWADRTEELGARPEVHYVFVFENKGKEIGVTLSHPHGQIYAYPCIPPKIRTELDASREHFDRTGRRLMSDVVRMEEEDGRRLVARTGIWQAFIPFFARYPYETYIAPVEHRGGLPELSRSDRRDLAAALLDMARRYDKLWGFSLPYMMVFHQQPTDGGDHGHYTMHVEFYPPYRTPDKLKFLAGSESGAGAFINDTMAEEKAAELRSADPGPVS, via the coding sequence TTGAGCGAGTTACGATGGCATCCGTTCTTGCGGGAGTGGGTCATCACCGCGACCCACCGTCAAGACCGCACCTTCTTCCCCCCGGACGACTATTGCCCCCTCTGCCCCACCAAGCCGGGCGGCTTCCCCACTGAGATCGAGCGCGAAGACTACGACATCGTGGTCTTCGAGAACAAGTTTCCCTCGCTGCAGCGCACCCCACCCGAGCCCAGCGTGGAGGGTAACGATTTGTGCCCGGTGCGGCCCGCAGTAGGCGTGTGCGAGGTGGTGTGCTACACCTCGGACCACAACGCCACCTTCGCGGATCTCGATCTGAGGCGTGTGACGAGGCTGGTGGATGTGTGGGCGGACCGCACGGAAGAGCTGGGTGCGAGGCCAGAGGTGCACTACGTGTTCGTCTTCGAGAACAAGGGCAAGGAGATCGGAGTAACCCTGAGCCATCCTCACGGGCAGATATACGCCTACCCCTGCATCCCGCCCAAGATACGGACCGAGCTAGATGCCTCGCGCGAGCACTTCGACCGCACGGGCAGGCGCCTCATGTCGGATGTGGTCCGAATGGAGGAAGAGGACGGACGGAGGCTCGTGGCGCGCACCGGCATCTGGCAGGCCTTCATACCCTTTTTCGCGCGGTACCCGTACGAGACGTATATTGCTCCGGTGGAGCACCGAGGTGGGTTGCCGGAGCTGTCGCGTTCGGATAGGCGGGACCTCGCAGCGGCTCTGCTGGACATGGCGCGGCGCTACGACAAGCTGTGGGGCTTCTCGCTGCCGTACATGATGGTATTTCACCAGCAACCCACGGACGGCGGCGACCACGGCCACTACACCATGCACGTGGAGTTCTATCCACCCTACCGGACGCCGGACAAGCTGAAGTTCTTGGCGGGGTCCGAGTCGGGTGCGGGAGCGTTCATCAACGACACGATGGCGGAGGAGAAGGCGGCCGAGCTCCGCTCCGCCGATCCGGGTCCCGTCTCCTAG
- a CDS encoding efflux RND transporter periplasmic adaptor subunit: MKRTFLILATVIGGLALLWWFMVGNRAKEPDVIYRTEKATRNTVTLSFNASGVLQPETTVDVKSKAGGVVTHLAVEEGSIVRAGDLIAEIDPRDTQALYEQAVADLSSSTARRQQSVLQYGIQTVQAQTSVRSAEAALEAARIRLSNLEERARIQPSLTSASIQLARADYEVAVEALGQLRSVTIPQTRAQVKGDHDRAKADLDSARANLERQESLLAKGYASQLAVEQARSAHEAAAASYATAKERLSRLEQDIAAQLKTAEARVAQAKAALERAEVSEADVRIAQRERDDARQAVRQAEEALRQARASTRQVDISRAEIAAAAAAIKRSEVSRDNAKVQLDSTTVLAPRAGVVIKKYLEEGTIIPPGTSVFSEGTSIVQIADVSRMYVEVLVDEADVGRVSVGQTVRVTLESAPRSPVQGRVTRVNPGAETASGVTQVKVRVAITPRAEVRLMPGLNASCEFILRETKNVLSIPIQALQHEGEKTYVEVMNAKGEPVRRDVKAGLMGNTMVEITDGLNEGEEVVTSKIDMKAIREQEEKMRSTPQSPFSGGSRTGMGPGSGAGMIGGGRPR, translated from the coding sequence ATGAAGAGAACGTTCCTGATCCTCGCCACCGTCATCGGTGGTCTTGCCCTGCTCTGGTGGTTCATGGTCGGCAATCGCGCGAAGGAGCCCGACGTCATCTACCGCACCGAGAAGGCCACGCGAAACACCGTCACACTCAGCTTCAACGCGAGCGGCGTGCTCCAGCCGGAGACCACGGTGGACGTCAAAAGCAAGGCGGGGGGCGTCGTCACGCACCTCGCGGTCGAAGAAGGCTCCATCGTTCGGGCGGGTGACCTGATCGCCGAGATAGACCCCCGAGACACGCAAGCACTCTACGAGCAGGCGGTTGCCGACCTTTCCTCGAGCACCGCTCGCAGGCAGCAGAGCGTGCTTCAGTATGGCATTCAGACGGTCCAGGCCCAGACCTCCGTGCGATCCGCCGAGGCGGCTCTGGAGGCTGCGCGTATCCGGCTCAGCAACCTGGAAGAACGGGCCAGAATTCAGCCATCTCTCACGTCCGCCAGCATCCAGCTGGCGCGGGCCGATTACGAAGTGGCGGTAGAGGCGTTGGGACAGCTTCGCTCTGTCACCATCCCCCAGACTCGCGCGCAGGTCAAAGGTGACCACGACCGAGCCAAAGCCGACCTGGACTCCGCTAGAGCCAATCTCGAGCGGCAGGAGAGCCTCTTGGCCAAAGGGTATGCCAGTCAGCTCGCTGTAGAGCAGGCACGGAGCGCCCACGAGGCTGCGGCTGCGAGCTACGCGACGGCAAAGGAGCGGCTCTCGCGCCTCGAGCAAGACATTGCCGCTCAGCTAAAGACAGCCGAAGCCAGGGTCGCACAGGCCAAGGCCGCTTTGGAGCGTGCCGAGGTCTCCGAGGCCGACGTGCGGATCGCCCAACGGGAACGGGACGACGCGCGCCAGGCCGTGAGGCAGGCAGAGGAGGCGCTTCGGCAAGCCAGAGCTTCCACCCGGCAGGTGGACATAAGCAGGGCCGAGATCGCCGCGGCTGCCGCCGCCATCAAGCGCAGCGAGGTGTCTCGGGACAACGCGAAGGTTCAGCTCGACAGCACCACGGTCCTGGCTCCGCGCGCAGGGGTAGTCATCAAGAAGTACTTGGAAGAAGGCACGATCATCCCTCCCGGCACGAGCGTGTTTAGCGAGGGTACTTCGATCGTCCAAATCGCCGATGTGTCCCGCATGTACGTCGAGGTGCTCGTGGACGAGGCGGACGTGGGCCGAGTGAGCGTCGGACAGACAGTGCGGGTGACGCTCGAATCCGCTCCACGCTCCCCCGTCCAGGGGAGGGTAACGCGGGTAAACCCGGGCGCAGAGACCGCATCCGGGGTCACCCAGGTCAAGGTGCGCGTAGCCATTACCCCGAGGGCCGAGGTGAGGCTGATGCCCGGCCTGAACGCGAGCTGTGAGTTCATCCTACGAGAAACCAAGAACGTGCTCTCCATCCCCATCCAAGCCCTGCAACACGAAGGTGAGAAGACGTACGTGGAGGTGATGAATGCCAAGGGAGAGCCCGTGCGACGCGACGTGAAGGCAGGCCTGATGGGTAACACGATGGTCGAGATCACAGACGGCCTGAACGAAGGCGAAGAGGTCGTCACCAGCAAGATCGACATGAAGGCGATTCGCGAGCAAGAAGAGAAGATGCGCTCCACACCACAAAGCCCGTTCAGCGGCGGCTCGCGCACTGGCATGGGCCCTGGCAGTGGCGCGGGAATGATCGGTGGAGGCAGACCGAGATGA